Sequence from the Meriones unguiculatus strain TT.TT164.6M chromosome 5, Bangor_MerUng_6.1, whole genome shotgun sequence genome:
agaaaaaattaacagtAGAAAAGCCACCAGCGACACAGTGAAGGGGATGCTGGCAAATACAGAGTTGGTGAATAAAATATGTTTGAGAAATGGAGTAGAGTTTCTTGAACTGAAGTTGTGAGGCGAGTCTCCTCTAGTGACATCAACCCAGACATCAACATGCGTGTTTATGACCatgatgtttaaaaacaaaagggcCAGAGACAGCACCAGGGTTACTGAAACTACCTGCCTAATTCTCCATTTTAGGTAAAGAAAAATTGAATTCGAAAACTTGACTATCTTTAGAAGGTAAACAATGCTGAGTTGTGTAGAAAGCCAAAGATTAAAATGACTGGTCACAACCCAGGCAATGTTGGTCAGTCTTGTTACGATTTCCGTCAGTTTTACTGAGTGAGTAAGAAAAAGCAATATATTTACTTCTACAAGCCAAAGCTGAGCAACTCTGGAGACTGCCAGAGCAGTGATGATTTCATCCACTGGAGAGATCTTTCTTCTCTGAACCCAGTCCAGACAATTCACCAGTGCTATGAATCCATTTAACAGGTTCCCAATGaagaattcaaaaataaaaatggtcaTAACCATGTTCTTTATAGCATCCATAGCCTGTAAGAGAATCCCACAGTGTCTGTTACTTGTCACTACATTCATCTAAGATGCTCTTTCTATTTGATAAATGAAAAATTCTCTCTTTGAAATCTCACACAGGCATTGCAAAATCAGGGAACATTAAAGGGATTTTAATGGCTGGCTTCAGAGTTTTCTTCAGGAAAACATGTTGCACAGTCTAGCTGAGTTTTGTCTAAATAACAGATAGCTTATATAAAATAACCTGTGGTCTTTTGCAGCTGGTGATAAAGGAAATGCTGGATTTTCATGTGCCCCTATGCaaacaaaatacattattatgTTCCTTTGCTTTTTCcccatttataaatattttgatCTGGTCATTTGTTTTCAGGGACAACTAACATCACAAAATTTAAACAAGCCTAACAAGAGTATTAGCAGATAGGATGGGGTATGTTGATACACAATTTAATTTTAGAGGCAGTGTCTCAAGAGGCAGTGTTAGGTGATTTtcaatgagtttgaagccagattGGTCTACATAGGTCTATAGCCTCTACATATTaaggacctgtctcaaaaaagtactGGTTTGTACACAGAACTTTCTAAATATTTAGGATTTATAATATCTATGGTCTGTATGGTAATATTATCTAAAAGTATAATCATTGTGTAGTAGTCTCCTGGAGAAATTATTCTGAAAATGATATTTATTAAATACTTTGCTTTTAATAAGTGCATGCATGAGcacttacatacatacagacgtatgcacatacatacatacatatgtatacatacatacatataacaaacttatatttgtttttttcttcagtaattttatgttttttactAGTTCAGGATTTAGTATCAATCTACCTCATGCTCAAGGCCATGAGAGGTAAGACAGTGTTTTCAAAATCCTTCAGTTAATATtataccatgaatgtaaatattCAGTAAACAGTGGAGTATTTTATGAGCACATGAAAAATGCTGGAAAACTATTCATGGTAATATTAAACAAAACTTAACCTTATTAGCTGACTCTCCTTAGCCCAGTAGGGCTGATAGCTCTACAAGTACCAAAGCCTTCAAATTTATtcacctcctttcctttctcaccAGCATCTGCCCTATGGCTGGAGGCAGAGCTACTAAGGTTGATCAAAGATTTCATGTTTCTGCTTTGCATGAAAAGCAAGTGGAATAACCCAATTGTTCTTCTTTAATAGCCAAGTTCTtgataaataactaaagaaagtAATGCTGCAAATGCTAgcaaagacatgaaaaaaatcCCATCATTAAGTTCACAgatggcagagaaagagaaatagggcATTTTACTGCGAATGTCCTAGATACCAAGCTGAGTAAAGACAGAGCACCCAATATACAAAAATGCACATAATGCCCTAAGATGGAGAAAGGTATGTTGATAAAGAACATTAAATATCATATCCAATGTttacataaaacttaaaaactgacAAAATGTGTAATAACAGAGTTTATACAGGAAGGAACTTCTCTCTGACTCAGCTCAGCTTAGGTACCGAAGTTTAGTACTAAAAAGAAGACAAATCAAGAACAAATGATTACATGAAGACTTCAAGTGGAGAGAGTGGGAATACTAAAATTTCAAgtagttcaggaaaaaaaaagacagaaaatgctCTTTAAAATTGGCCAATCTCACCCTGAGGAGATTTACTTTGCTGTGGTACAGTGCCTTTTACTCTAAATGGGGAAACCTTAGGTTTTAATTCTATTCCCTATGGGAGACAATCTTCTCTAGAAAAGATAAGAATGTTAATAAGAATAATTCCCAGAAATAAGAGCTCCCAATGGATTAAGTCTACATCAGATAAATGCCTTCCTATGTTATTTAGGATGTTCTTGACATTCAAGAGATAgagatttaaataataaaatccaAAAGTACTGAGTTACAAAATAAAGTGGAAAAGAACAAGAATTTAGCAAGATACACATATAGATGTTCATTACCTATAAGTAAAATCAATAATTTGCTAAAGTAACATGAACAACATAAAGTCACACTTCTGTAAAATCCCTAGaatataattacaaaataaatatatttgaaaaatataaaaggtaTGATATGATGAGTCTacttatattcataaggtttttatttaataaacttAAATGAAAGAGTTAATAGGCATTAACTCTTAAGAATTACTCAAAGTAGTACTTGGTAATTTTTCCAAGCAAGAAAAATTGCTTGGAAGCAAGAAGTTTACAGATTCTATCATATATCAAAATGACTGACTCCTTGACCTGGTAATCAAGATTAATTGTTATTTGTCAACTATATAAAGcagattttt
This genomic interval carries:
- the LOC110561441 gene encoding taste receptor type 2 member 125-like produces the protein MNVVTSNRHCGILLQAMDAIKNMVMTIFIFEFFIGNLLNGFIALVNCLDWVQRRKISPVDEIITALAVSRVAQLWLVEVNILLFLTHSVKLTEIVTRLTNIAWVVTSHFNLWLSTQLSIVYLLKIVKFSNSIFLYLKWRIRQVVSVTLVLSLALLFLNIMVINTHVDVWVDVTRGDSPHNFSSRNSTPFLKHILFTNSVFASIPFTVSLVAFLLLIFSLWKHKKKMHDSSRGSRDSNTLAHEKALKTGIAFLSINAIFLLTLIVNVCSTQLKDNYIILLFSVVTGITFSSCHSCVLILASVKLRQASLSVLWWRMCRTKDAGSCGP